One stretch of Prinia subflava isolate CZ2003 ecotype Zambia chromosome 7, Cam_Psub_1.2, whole genome shotgun sequence DNA includes these proteins:
- the LOC134552873 gene encoding uncharacterized protein LOC134552873 yields MGEMLSMRVLVLISVVVETRAGMFNIDTRENMWVTWAKQTKQDSFCLSLATPSNPFRTCLIGVPLTSMAEFKSLTPVSIDPKGALGPQAAAIARNLRTAGPEPQELDLLGSVPGNYCLVFGRFAVNSSLLIIDEQQLKGHATWLSPHSPLYYNYTEYCNSWVRSVTQLTTAAKRLPPGIFLVCGDRAWSTVPPNSVGGPCYFGKLTLFAPTIHQVLGLPQKARRVKRSMSQLGPNCRDQVKLWQPAAVISASVFAPGVASAQALTQLKHLACWTGKQINITTKLLSELAEDVSGIRQCSRTEPRLTSFFWLRGMDAKSLKACAA; encoded by the coding sequence atgggtgaaatgttaagcatgagggtgttggttttgATCAGTGTGGTAGTAGAAacaagagcagggatgtttaacattgacacaagggagaacatgtgggttacttgggccaaacaaactaaacaggattccttttgtttatctctagcgacgccatccaatccttttagaacctgcttgattggagttccactgacctccatggcagagttcaagtctttAACCCCTGTCAGCATTGACCCAAAAGGTGCtttagggccacaagctgctgccatagcgcgAAACCTTAGAACTGCTGGTCCAGAGCCTCAGGAGCTTGATCTtttaggttctgtgccaggaaactattgtcttgtctttgggcgctttgcagtgaattcaagtctattaatcatagatgagcagcaattgaaaggccACGCTACGTGGCTATCCCCTCATTCACCATTGTATTACAATTACACTGAGTATTGTAATAgttgggtcagatctgtcacacaattgacaacagctgctaagagattgccaccaggaatctttttagtttgtggagatagagcgtggtccacagtacctccaaacagtgtcggaggaccgtgttattttggtaaactaACCCTGTTCGCACCTACTATTCACcaggttctaggcttgccaCAAAAGGCCCGACGAGTCAAacgcagtatgtctcaactaggtCCCAACTGCAGAGATCAAGTTAAGTTATGGCAGCCTGcagccgtgatctcagcatccgtttttgccccaggagttgcttcagcacaagccctcacacaactgaaacatttagcctgctggacagggaaacagattaacataacgacgaagttgttgagtgagcttgctgaagatgttagtggcattcgccagtgctccagaaccgagccgcgattgacttccttcttttggctcaggggcatggatgcgaagagtttgaaggcatgtgctgcatga